The genomic interval GCGCATGGCCGCGCGCCCGTCCGGCTCCGCCACGACGACGGTCGGCACGAGGTCGCCGAAGGCGGAGCGGAACTCCTCCGCGCTGGCTCCGATGAGAACGAGCAGGTCGACCTTGTCGGCCACGAGCTCGCGCAGGTCGGCGAGGCTGGCGCCCTTGCCCTGACCGCCAGCCAGCCATACCAACGGGCGCGGGCTGGAGCGCAGCGCAGCGGCGACGGCCAACGGGCGCGTCGCGATCGAGTCCTCCAAGAACCGCACGTTGCCGACCTGGCCGGCCACCGAGTAGCGCCCCGGGAGGCCGGTGAACGCGCGCAGGCCGGCCGCGATGGCCGTGGCCGGGGCGCCGACGGCGGCGCAGCTGAGCGCGACCGCCAGTGCGTTCGCCACCTGGTGCTCGCCGAGCACGTGGAGGTCGCCGGCGCGCAGTAGGGGCTCGCCGTCCAGGACGAGCATGCCCTCCGGCGTCCGGTAGGCCGCCGCGGGCCGCTCGAGTGAGAAGCGCCTGACGTTCACGCCGGTCGCCGCGCTCGCGTCCGCCCAACGCCGCAGCACCGGGTCGTCGTCGTTGCCGACGAGGGTGGAGCGCGGGCCCAGGTTGGCGATGAGGTTGTGCTTGGCCGCGTGGTAGGCAGCAACACTGCCGTGGCGGTCGATGTGGTCCTCGCCGAGGTTGAGGAGCACGGCCACGTCCGGCGCGAACGTGGGGCAACGCTCGAGTTGGAAGGACGACATCTCGACGACGTGGACGCGCCCGGGCCCGGCCACGGCGGCGAGCGCGGGGACGATGTTGCCGCCGGCCACGGCGTCCAGACCGGCGGCTTTGAGCGTGTCGGCCGTCCAGCGCGTCACGCTGCCCTTGCCCGCCGTGCCGGTTATGCCTACGTAGATGCCAGGCGTCGTGCGCCACACCCACTCGACCTCACCGATCACTTCCGTGCCCGCCGCGCGCAGGGCGTCAAGGTCGGGGTGGTCGATGGGCACCCCCGGGGCGGCGATGGCGAGGGCGAAGCCGCCGCCGTCGACCGCGGCGACGCTCCGCGCGCCCGCCTCGAGCGCCGCCGTGACGTCCTGCCCGCTCCCGCGCCTGTCGAAGAACGCCGTGGCGGTGCCGGCCGCGCGCAGACGCTTCACGACCGCGAGCCCGGAGCGCCCGAGCCCGTAGACGAGGACCTCGCCCGGCATCTAACCGGCCTGGCGGATGGCGACCGCCAGGACTACGCAGAGGGCGGTGACGAGCTGGAAGCGCGTGACGATGCGCGCGTCGCTCCAGCCGCTCAGCTCGAAGTGGTGGTGGAGGGGGCTCATGCGCAGCAGGCGCTTGCCGCCCGTCGCCTTGAAGTAGCCGACCTGCGCTACGACGGCGAGGACCTCGAGCACGGGGATGGCGGCAACGAGCGGCAGGTACCAGACGGTCCCCTGGAGGATGGCGAGCCCGGCGACGGCCGCCCCGAGCGCCTCGGAGCCGACCCCGCCCATGAAGGTCCGCGCCGGGTGGGCGTTGTACCAGAGGAAGCCGAGGAGCGCGCCGAGCAGGGCGGCGGCGAACGGGGAGGCGAGGAAGAAGACGAGCACGATGGCCGTGACGCCGGCGGCGAGGCCGTCGAGTCCGTCCGTGAAGTTGAAGGCGTTGATGCTCCCGACGATCACGAACGCGAAGGCCAGGACATCCAGCCATTCGACGCCGAAGAGCGTGGCGCCGCCGCGCACCGCCCACCAGCCGAACGCCAACGCGAGCACGCCCTGGCCGAGCAGGCGGTACCGGGCCATGAGGCCGGGGCTCTGCTCCTCGAGGCCGAGGGCCCGGCTCCGTTTGCGAGCCAGCGAGAGGGAGTCGTCGTACAGCCCGAGGAGCCCGCTGCCGAGCGTGAGGAGGACGAGGGCGAGCTCGGGCCGGATGGCGTCGCCCGCGAAGACGGCCCAGGCGCCGGCGGCGGCGAGGAGGAACGCCACCCCCGCCATGGTCGGCGTGCCGGCCTTGGCCAGGTGCGATTCCGGGCCTTGCGCGCGGATCGCCTTGCCCCAACCGAGCCGCTGC from Trueperaceae bacterium carries:
- the murD gene encoding UDP-N-acetylmuramoyl-L-alanine--D-glutamate ligase — translated: MPGEVLVYGLGRSGLAVVKRLRAAGTATAFFDRRGSGQDVTAALEAGARSVAAVDGGGFALAIAAPGVPIDHPDLDALRAAGTEVIGEVEWVWRTTPGIYVGITGTAGKGSVTRWTADTLKAAGLDAVAGGNIVPALAAVAGPGRVHVVEMSSFQLERCPTFAPDVAVLLNLGEDHIDRHGSVAAYHAAKHNLIANLGPRSTLVGNDDDPVLRRWADASAATGVNVRRFSLERPAAAYRTPEGMLVLDGEPLLRAGDLHVLGEHQVANALAVALSCAAVGAPATAIAAGLRAFTGLPGRYSVAGQVGNVRFLEDSIATRPLAVAAALRSSPRPLVWLAGGQGKGASLADLRELVADKVDLLVLIGASAEEFRSAFGDLVPTVVVAEPDGRAAMRAAVTTAHAHLSEHHGGAGTVLLAPLAASFDQFEDYVDRGAAFREAIGAVRAPARVGTLGPDA